The Sinorhizobium chiapasense sequence CGAGGCCTGCGATCATCCGGAGAAGCGTGGATTTTCCGCAACCGGATGGCCCTACCAGGATTACGAACTCGCCTTCCGCGATATCGATGTCAACTCCGTGGATAACGCGATGAGCACCATATGCCTTACGCAGGTTCGCTATCTTCAAATTGGCCATGACACTTGTCCCCTTTGGCTATCTTACTTGCTCTCGTTTCGTGGCAGCCCGGATCGCGATCGTAAGTCTGATATGCTCACCGTGCAGGTGGCTCTGCTTCGTGTTCGGCAGCGACGCGCAGGGTGACCGGAGCGAAGCCATCGAAAACTGCTTTGTACTGCCGACCAGCCTGAACTTTCTGCGCGCCGGTATATGAGCCGGTGATCACGAACTGATCCGGCTTCAAGACAACTTGCCGTTCCGCGAGGTGATTGGCCAAGGCAACGACCACGTCGAATGGATTTCCCGCCGGATGACTGAAGCGTTTCGAGAACACGAGCCGATTGTCGAGGTTGAGCGTGACGCCTATGTCGCTGACGCACCGTTCCTGCCAATTGTACACAGGCACTCCCAACACAACGCCACCGTTGCCGAGGCTGTCGGCGACAAGATGCGTTTGGTGCGACTGAAATGCATCGGCCAAGCGGCTTTGAAGTGTCTCGAAGGCAGGCATAACCGCGCCGATGTGCGGAGCAACATGCGATTGCGTGTAACCGTGAGCTGGGCGGGGCGGTAGCGCGCTGTCAATCAGAAAAGCGAGCTCACATTCCAGACCGTGCTCAATCCGGCCCTCGATCGGCAAGGTGCTGCCCGATTGAAAAGAGTCGCCTTCCAGAACGGGGGCCGACAATAGTGTCCCATCGGTCAGCAGCGATGCCTTCCATCCAACGATGGAGGCCTTCAGCAAGCTGCGCGTACGCTCTTGTATGGCATAGGCATCGGAGAGAGTATCGATCCCCACCAACCTGACTTTATTGATGGAGCGCTTCTCTCGCGTCGCCACCAGGTGCGAGGCAGCAACATGAAAATGCTCGTTCATGACATTGCTCCTGCTCCTGGCGCAAGCCGACGGCGTGCTTCCTCAAGATCTTCGAGCGTATCGACACCAAGTGGCGCTGCATCAACAACGGCAACGCCGATTGTCAGGCCCAAGGCTAGCGCCCGCAATTGCTCAAGTTTCTCGATACGCTCGAGGTGAGATGGTTGTGCCGCAACAAACCTTTCCAACGCGCGCCGCCGGTAGACATAAAGCCCGATGTGATGCAGGAGGTTCTTAGCGCCGTAAGGGATTGGCCATCGGCTAAAATAGATCGCACGGCCAATCACAGAATCCCTCGCCGTCGGCTCCATTGCAACCTTGACTACGGCCGCTCTGTCGGCCTCCGTGACATCAGCGATGGGCGTGGCGAGTGTGACGATATCGATTTCCGGATCATCAAGGACAGAAATTGCCTTGTGCAGCAGCACGGGCGAGATTGTCGGCATATCGCCCTGTAGATTGACGATCACGTCATAGCTGCCATCGGGATCGAAATGCAGCAAGGCCGCAAATGACCTGTCGGAACCGGATGCCAGATTGGGATTGGTCAGCACCACATTTGCTTCAGCTGCCAACGCGTCGGCGATCTCACGGTCTCCCGCCGCAATTAGGACTGGCCCTACATTGGCTTCCACGCCCCTGCGAAGAACGTGGCGGATCATCGGCTCTCCGTGAATATCGGCGAGCGGCTTACCTGGTAGCCGGCTTGAATTCATCCGCGCGGGGATGACGATAATCGGCTTCATGACTGTACCCATCGATGAGGGATGATGGGGCCGTCTGCGTGATGTCTCGACATCAATGGCATGGCTGTTCTGATCCTGGCGTTTTCATGCTGCAGTATCGCCATCGACTGTAGTGGGACTGGCAACCGAGCGCAGCGGCCAAAGCAAGGCGAGTTCCGCCGCGCCGGCCAGCGCCTTTTCTCCGAGCTCATCCAGCCGCTTCTCGGCGAGGCGAAATGCCGGCGCCACAATCGCCAGCGTGCCGACTGTTTGTCCGGAAGCGGTTACGACCGCCGCCGCGACAGCTCCAACCGCCTCCTCGGCCTCCTCAAGCGCTATGCCGTAGCCGCGCTTGGCCGTGCGATCGAGCTCTTTCATGAACTCCTCTACCGTCTTGATCTCGCGCGGCCCATAACTGCCGGGCTTTCCAAGCCCCGATTCCAGTGCCCGCTTCAGCGCCGCCTCGCGGGACAAGGTTGACAGCCAGACCTTTCCGCTTGCACTGACGTGCAAAGGCAGCACCGGAAATGTTCGCGAGCGACAAATAAGGCTGCCCTGAGCCCCCTGGGCATGCGCGATGGTCGTGAGATTATCGCTCGCAAGGGCAGCAAGACGCACCAACTCTCGGCTCTCTCGCGCCACTTTGTCCAAAACGGGCTGCAGGACATCCGGTAACGACGCTGCCTGCATGAAGCGGTAGCCCATGGCGGGCAGCTTCAGCGAGAGGCGGTAGAAGTCTGTTGCTTCATCCTGCTCAACCCATCCAAGCCCCACAAGAGTTGTCAGGACGCGATGAGCGCCACTTCGCTGCAGCTGAAGCCGATCGGCAATGTCCGACAGCCGCATGCTCTTTGCCTCGGTGGCGAGCACTTCCAAGATTGCAAAGCAATTTTCGATGAGAGAGTTGACAACCTTCATGATCGCGGAATACCATTCTATCAAGAACTGAATTCAGACTAGACGGCTTTTCGACATTGGTCAACGATTTAGTTCGATGAGCCAAGATCACCCACAGCTCAGACTCGGGAGGAGTCAAATATGAAGAGTGTTATTCGCAGGGGCGCGCTCGCTTTAGCGATCGCCTTATGGTCGTCCGCCAGCCATGCCGCGGAAATCCAGTGGCCGAGTTTTCTCTGGAATGACCCAGGATTGGCACCAGCGCTCAAAGACCTCAAGACGACGTTTGAGCAGGAAAATCCTCAGGACCATATCAATAATGTCCTGATTCCAGTTTCGACTTTCTGGGATAAACAATTCGCCGACGTCAGGAGCGGAAACCCAGCCGACATCGGAACCTTCTACGATCCGGACGTCCGCGCCTATATCGAACAGGGACTTCTTGAGCCTCTCGACGGTTATCTCTCTGCAGCGGGGATTGACCGCACGAGCTTCGTACCAACTGCGTCCCTGGGGCAAAAGGACGGCCATGTCTACGCTATCCCCGTCGTCGTGAATGCACGCGCGCTCTTCTATAATGAAAAACTCTTCCGCGATGCGGGCGTACAGCCGCCCAAGGACGCTGACACGTTCCTGCAGGCGGCGAAAGCATTGCGTAGACCTCAGGTCCAACAATTCGGATTTGCCACGGCATCCAAGCCTGGGAACGCGAACCTGATGTTCATCGAGGTGTCGCCCCTGATGGTCGGCTTCGGGGGCGGGTTCTTCAAAGAGGGACGCCCCAACGCGAACGCCCCGGAGACGATCGCAGCACTTCGGCTCTATAAAGAGCTCTTCGATCAGAACCTCATCCCGCGCGGCGTTGAGACAGGCTCTTACCGTGACATGTTCGCGCACGGCAAGATCGGGATGTATGCTTCCGGCGCCTTCATGGCAGGTGTCGTAGAGGCGGCCGACAAGGACGTTTACAAAGATCTGCGTGCCATGCCCCTGCCCTTCCCGGGCGGCCAAACGATGTCGATCACCGTTTTTCTTGGAATCCCGAAGGGTGCCAAAAACAAGGATGCTGCTGCTGCAGTCCTGATGCGCCTCCTTAAGGATGACTTCCAACTCAAGATTGCTCAGATCGGTAAGGCTCACCCCGGACGTGTCAATATGCTGCCCGACACGTTCTTTGATCAGAACCCTTGGTTCAAGGCGTTCCAACAAGCAACGCTGACTGCCCGCTCCTACGCGCCGGAAGGCGCCGAACAATATGGGCCGGAGATCATAAAGGTCGTTTCGGAGGGGCTCGAAGCCATGCTCTTCCAAGGTGTATCGCCGGAAGAAACGGCAAATGACCTACAGCAAAAGCTCACGGAATTCATCGCTACGAAAAAGTGATTTTCGTCGAACACAACATAGAAACTTAGGAATGGCATCAGATGGATAGCAAGATACGAGGAAGCGGTCTTCAGCCGGCCGCGGTCATCGGACAACCGACGGGAGGACGCTGGTTTGGCTATCAGAAGCGCGAAGCCTTGGTGCCTTACGCTTTTCTGTTGCCCAGCTTCCTCATCCTTGCGGTGGTATTTTTCTATCCGATGATTTACGCCATTATCATCAGCTTTTACTCAAATGACATCGGAAGTGCAGCCCGTTTCGTTGGGTGGGAGAATTATCGCGGCGTCATCTCCAGCGACTGGTTCCCGACCGTGATGAAGACATCTGTGCTCTGGACCATCGGCAATGTCGTCTTCGTCTGTGGCTTTTCGCTGGCCATCGCGCTGATGCTTGACAGTAAATTTCCAGCGCGCGGCTTCGTCCGCGCTCTGTTTTTCCTCCCCTGGGCGATCCCGTATGTCGCAGCTGGTCTGATCTGGGGTTGGATGTTTGACTATGAGTTCGGCGTATTGAACTATCTCATCCATGCGATCGGGCTCTCGTCCGACAAGATCAACTTCCTCATCGCATGCCCTGAAGCCTTCTTCAGCCTGACAGGCGTTTCGATCTGGAAACTGGTGCCCTTTGGTACTGTAATGTTCTTAGCAGGCCTCCAGACGATCCCCGCAGAATACTACGAGGCTGCCAAGATCGATGGCGCGGGCCCGTTCCAATCGTTCAGGTTTGTCACGCTGCCCGGGCTACGCAATGTCGCCATCATGCTCACGCTGCTGATCACCATCTGGAGCTTCGGACGCACCTTCACCGTGATCTTTCTGCTGACGGAGGGTGGCCCCGCGGGATGCACCGAGACCATTGTCATCCGTAGCTATCTTGAAGCGTTCAAGTTCTTCAGAGTCGGAACCGCGAGCGCGATCGGCGCAATCGTGCTGGCGATTTCGCTTGTCTTCTCGATCGCCTACCTCGCCTTCCTACACCGCAAAGGACGTACGCAGTCATGACTTCGAACTCGATCAAACATGCGCTGTGGTCGGCTGCATTCTATCTGAGCCTGACATGTCTGCTGCTCGCAGTCGTCTTCCCCTTCTACTGGATGATCAAAACATCCATGGACTCGGGCGACTCGTTGTTCGCTTATCCACCTGGTCTCCTGCCAGCCACTTATGACTTTCACGGTTACCGCGAGGTCGTGCACAATACGTCCATTGGACTGTGGCTCTGGAACTCCCTGGTCGTCTCTGTTGGATCGACATTGCTCGCGGTAGCGGCAGGCGTTTCTGGTGCGTATGGGCTCTCACGATTTCGCTACCGTGCGAAGTCCCCGCTGGCGCTGGTGATCCTCACGACTCAGATGATGCCCCCGCTTGTGCTGATCATTCCGATCTACACGATCTATATCAGCTTGAATCTGACCGATACGTTGTTCGGGCTCATCATCGGTAATTTTGCATTCTCGCTGCCGGTGGTCATCTGGATGATGAAATCAATCTTCGACTCTATCCCTGTGGAGATCGAAGAGGCGGCTCGCGTCGACGGTGCATCTTGGCTCTTCATCATGACCCGTATCACGCTTCCGATCGCGCTGCCGGGGTTGGTCGCGGTTTCGATCTACACCTTCATCAATGGATGGGACGAGTTCATGTTCGCTCGAACGGTTGTCACCGCGGCCGAAAAGTGGGTGGGAACTGTCGGTCTGGCGTCATTCATTGGTATTTACATGACTCCCTGGGATCAGATTTTGGCCGCGTCAACAATCTTTACGCTGCCGCCCGTGATCCTTTTCCTTCTCGTTCAAAAGCACTTCATGGCTGGTCTTGGCGCCGGCGCAGTAAAGGGATGAAGTCAATATGCAGATGACCCTAACCCTCGAGCAAGAGGCGATCCGTGATATGGCGCGGCGCCTTGCAACCGAGGAGATCGCGCCAAAGGCGCGCCAAATCGATGAAACCTCGACCTTCGACCGCGCACTTCATAAAAGATTGGGAGAGTTGGGGCTCCTTGGAATGACGGCGCCGCCTGAGTATGGAGGCAGCGGTTCAGACACGGTGACCTGGTGCATGGTCGTCGAGGAGATTGCCAAAGCCTCCTCGGCGGTCGCAAACGGTCTCACACTGACCGAGTCGATGGTGCACTACCTCATCGCCATGGGCTCCGAGGAGCAGAAAATGAAGTATTTGCCGCGTCTTGCCAGCGGTGAATCGCTCTGCAGCTTTTGTTTGACCGAGCCGAACGCCGGCTCTGACGCCGCGTCTCTGTCCACGACAGCAACCATCGAGGGGGACGACGTCATTCTCAATGGCCAGAAGATGTGGATCTCGGGCGCACTGGTTGCCGACTTCTTCATTGTTGTGGCAAGCATTGACAAGGCGCAGCGCTCAAAGGGCATTCGCACCTATATCGTCGAACGGGGCACCCCGGGACTTTCCTTCGGGGAAAAGCTCGACTTGATGGGCATCAGAGGCTTCGGGACCGCGCCCGTATTCTTCGATAACTGCAGAATTCCTAAGAGCCAGCAGCTTGGAGGTGAAGAAGGTTTCCGGGCTGTCATGCACGGACTGGACGGAGCCGGTCGCCTTGGTGCTGCCGCCATGGCGGTCGGTGTCGCCCAGGCCGCCATGGATGTGGCGCTGAAGTATTCTCTTGAGCGCGAACAGTTCCGTCAGCCTGTTTTTGACTTTCAGTCCGTCCAGTTCATGCTCGCTGACATGGCAATCGAGATTGAAGCCGCAAGGCTTCTCATGCACAAGGCTGCGGCACTCCGAGACGAGAACCAGCCTTTCACGTTCGCGACGTCCCTCGCGAAGACCTTTGCAGGCGACATGTGCATGCGCAACGTCACCAACGCAATGCAGGTCTTCGGCGGCTATAGCTATTCCAAGGAGTATCCGATCGAGCGGTTATTCCGGGACGCCAAGATCCACCAGATCTGGGATGGAACCAATCAAGTGCAACGAATGATCATTGCACGTCACCTTAAGAAAGAGGCTGCATGATGCCTAAAACTTCCCTTGACGGTATTCGCGTCGCCGCATTCACGCACTTTGCTGCAGGCCCCATTGCTGCCCAGTATTTGGGCTCCTTGGGCGCCGATGTGATCAAGGTCGAAAGTCCAGCCCAGGATGTGAACCGCTATGCGTTGCGCGATCCAAACGGTCACCTTCAAGGTATCAGCCCCTACTTCGTTGTCACAAACCGAAACCAGCGCAACGTCTGCCTCAATCTTAAGACTGAGGACGGGCTGGCTGCAGCCAAAGCGCTGATCGCATCAAGTGACGTGCTGATTGAAAACTATCGTCCTGGCGTCATGGAGAAGCTCGGGCTTGGATACGAGGAGATCAAGAAGATCAACCCTGGCATCATCTACGCGTCTATTTCGGCCTACGATCCCGAAGGTTCGGCACGCAACCGACCTGGCCAGGATCTCTTGATCCAGGCTCTCAGCGGCATCGCAAGTCTTACCGGCCGCGGCGATGGACCACCGATCCCGGTGGGCGCCTACATCATCGATGGCTTCACCGCAATGCAGGTACTTGTAGGAATTCTTGCCGCACTCCGCCATCGTGATGCGACCGGGGAAGGTCAAGCACTGCGCGCCGACATGATGTCATCGTCGATGTATCTCATGGCGCAGGAGGCCTCCTACGTGCTGAATGTTGAGGCCAATCCGGTGCGAAGCAGCGCCGGCATCGCGCACGTCAACCAATCGGCCCCATATGGTGTCTATCAAGTGAAAGATGGCGCAATCGTTCTGTCGACGTTCGGCGGCGTGCCGATGGTCAAAAAGCTCGTGGCAGCACTCCAGATCGATGATCTATCGGAAGAGGATATTACCGAGCAGAAAATTCGGTTTAGTCGAGACGAAATAGCCACGAAAATAGCTGCCCGCCTTGCCCCAATGACCATGGCAGAAGCGATGTCGGCCGTCGAGCCGACGGGGACGTGGACCGCGCCTGTGCGTACGTTGGCCGAGGCGCTGGCTGACCCGGCGATTGTTGAAACCGGAATCATCCAGGATGTCAGCAGCCCATATGGGGGCGACTACAAGGTCGTGGTTGAACCCCTGCGGATGGAGAAGACCCCCCTCCTTTCCCGCCGACCTGCAGCGGATCTCGGCGAGCACACCGAGGAGGTGCTTGCTGAACTCGGGCTGTCTCCAGTTAAGGCGGACGCGGTCGGCCACCTATAGTCACCAAGCTGACGCCCAGCCCCGGAGTTTTTTCGGGGCGGTCTCCACCGCGATACGGTTATATTTGGGCGGTGTTTCTTTTAAGCCCACGAGCATGCGGGTCCGCCATTCTTCAGCGTGGGGAAGAGAAGGTACACGAATGATAGGGCGGTTTAATATTGCGCGACATCGAGGGGATCTCTCAAACGTCAGATCGTTGCGCGGTCGATGACATGTAATTGGTCTGTTGCTCCCTCGACCTGCCACAGTGGAGGGTCGGCTGGCGGAACTGATTGGCCCGTGATCGAGCGGGTTGCTGAACTCGAGGACAAGCTTTGACTATTGGCGCCACGAGAGCGAGCAAGTCCGCCGGTGGTCCTGGGCCGATGGGCGACGCGCTGCTGGTGATGAAAGCCCCGGATACCGGGTGCTTCAATCCAGTCGCGATCTTGCGGCATGGTTCGGCCTGA is a genomic window containing:
- a CDS encoding 2-keto-4-pentenoate hydratase, whose product is MNEHFHVAASHLVATREKRSINKVRLVGIDTLSDAYAIQERTRSLLKASIVGWKASLLTDGTLLSAPVLEGDSFQSGSTLPIEGRIEHGLECELAFLIDSALPPRPAHGYTQSHVAPHIGAVMPAFETLQSRLADAFQSHQTHLVADSLGNGGVVLGVPVYNWQERCVSDIGVTLNLDNRLVFSKRFSHPAGNPFDVVVALANHLAERQVVLKPDQFVITGSYTGAQKVQAGRQYKAVFDGFAPVTLRVAAEHEAEPPAR
- a CDS encoding 3-deoxy-manno-octulosonate cytidylyltransferase: MKPIIVIPARMNSSRLPGKPLADIHGEPMIRHVLRRGVEANVGPVLIAAGDREIADALAAEANVVLTNPNLASGSDRSFAALLHFDPDGSYDVIVNLQGDMPTISPVLLHKAISVLDDPEIDIVTLATPIADVTEADRAAVVKVAMEPTARDSVIGRAIYFSRWPIPYGAKNLLHHIGLYVYRRRALERFVAAQPSHLERIEKLEQLRALALGLTIGVAVVDAAPLGVDTLEDLEEARRRLAPGAGAMS
- a CDS encoding IclR family transcriptional regulator; its protein translation is MKVVNSLIENCFAILEVLATEAKSMRLSDIADRLQLQRSGAHRVLTTLVGLGWVEQDEATDFYRLSLKLPAMGYRFMQAASLPDVLQPVLDKVARESRELVRLAALASDNLTTIAHAQGAQGSLICRSRTFPVLPLHVSASGKVWLSTLSREAALKRALESGLGKPGSYGPREIKTVEEFMKELDRTAKRGYGIALEEAEEAVGAVAAAVVTASGQTVGTLAIVAPAFRLAEKRLDELGEKALAGAAELALLWPLRSVASPTTVDGDTAA
- a CDS encoding ABC transporter substrate-binding protein, encoding MKSVIRRGALALAIALWSSASHAAEIQWPSFLWNDPGLAPALKDLKTTFEQENPQDHINNVLIPVSTFWDKQFADVRSGNPADIGTFYDPDVRAYIEQGLLEPLDGYLSAAGIDRTSFVPTASLGQKDGHVYAIPVVVNARALFYNEKLFRDAGVQPPKDADTFLQAAKALRRPQVQQFGFATASKPGNANLMFIEVSPLMVGFGGGFFKEGRPNANAPETIAALRLYKELFDQNLIPRGVETGSYRDMFAHGKIGMYASGAFMAGVVEAADKDVYKDLRAMPLPFPGGQTMSITVFLGIPKGAKNKDAAAAVLMRLLKDDFQLKIAQIGKAHPGRVNMLPDTFFDQNPWFKAFQQATLTARSYAPEGAEQYGPEIIKVVSEGLEAMLFQGVSPEETANDLQQKLTEFIATKK
- a CDS encoding carbohydrate ABC transporter permease, yielding MDSKIRGSGLQPAAVIGQPTGGRWFGYQKREALVPYAFLLPSFLILAVVFFYPMIYAIIISFYSNDIGSAARFVGWENYRGVISSDWFPTVMKTSVLWTIGNVVFVCGFSLAIALMLDSKFPARGFVRALFFLPWAIPYVAAGLIWGWMFDYEFGVLNYLIHAIGLSSDKINFLIACPEAFFSLTGVSIWKLVPFGTVMFLAGLQTIPAEYYEAAKIDGAGPFQSFRFVTLPGLRNVAIMLTLLITIWSFGRTFTVIFLLTEGGPAGCTETIVIRSYLEAFKFFRVGTASAIGAIVLAISLVFSIAYLAFLHRKGRTQS
- a CDS encoding carbohydrate ABC transporter permease, with protein sequence MTSNSIKHALWSAAFYLSLTCLLLAVVFPFYWMIKTSMDSGDSLFAYPPGLLPATYDFHGYREVVHNTSIGLWLWNSLVVSVGSTLLAVAAGVSGAYGLSRFRYRAKSPLALVILTTQMMPPLVLIIPIYTIYISLNLTDTLFGLIIGNFAFSLPVVIWMMKSIFDSIPVEIEEAARVDGASWLFIMTRITLPIALPGLVAVSIYTFINGWDEFMFARTVVTAAEKWVGTVGLASFIGIYMTPWDQILAASTIFTLPPVILFLLVQKHFMAGLGAGAVKG
- a CDS encoding acyl-CoA dehydrogenase family protein, whose translation is MQMTLTLEQEAIRDMARRLATEEIAPKARQIDETSTFDRALHKRLGELGLLGMTAPPEYGGSGSDTVTWCMVVEEIAKASSAVANGLTLTESMVHYLIAMGSEEQKMKYLPRLASGESLCSFCLTEPNAGSDAASLSTTATIEGDDVILNGQKMWISGALVADFFIVVASIDKAQRSKGIRTYIVERGTPGLSFGEKLDLMGIRGFGTAPVFFDNCRIPKSQQLGGEEGFRAVMHGLDGAGRLGAAAMAVGVAQAAMDVALKYSLEREQFRQPVFDFQSVQFMLADMAIEIEAARLLMHKAAALRDENQPFTFATSLAKTFAGDMCMRNVTNAMQVFGGYSYSKEYPIERLFRDAKIHQIWDGTNQVQRMIIARHLKKEAA
- a CDS encoding CaiB/BaiF CoA transferase family protein, whose amino-acid sequence is MPKTSLDGIRVAAFTHFAAGPIAAQYLGSLGADVIKVESPAQDVNRYALRDPNGHLQGISPYFVVTNRNQRNVCLNLKTEDGLAAAKALIASSDVLIENYRPGVMEKLGLGYEEIKKINPGIIYASISAYDPEGSARNRPGQDLLIQALSGIASLTGRGDGPPIPVGAYIIDGFTAMQVLVGILAALRHRDATGEGQALRADMMSSSMYLMAQEASYVLNVEANPVRSSAGIAHVNQSAPYGVYQVKDGAIVLSTFGGVPMVKKLVAALQIDDLSEEDITEQKIRFSRDEIATKIAARLAPMTMAEAMSAVEPTGTWTAPVRTLAEALADPAIVETGIIQDVSSPYGGDYKVVVEPLRMEKTPLLSRRPAADLGEHTEEVLAELGLSPVKADAVGHL